Proteins encoded by one window of Anopheles maculipalpis chromosome 2RL, idAnoMacuDA_375_x, whole genome shotgun sequence:
- the LOC126556434 gene encoding 60S acidic ribosomal protein P2-like, whose translation MRYVAAYLLAVLGGNAAPSNSDIENILSSVGTEADSTRVTKVVNELKGKSIEELIAPGREKLSSMPAGGGATVAAPAAAGGGGGAAAPAAEKKDEKKEESESDDEDIRIFGLFE comes from the coding sequence atgcGTTACGTAGCTGCATACCTGCTGGCTGTTCTGGGAGGCAACGCTGCCCCATCCAACTCGGACATCGAGAATATCCTCAGCTCCGTCGGCACTGAGGCCGATTCGACCCGCGTCACCAAGGTGGTAAACGAGCTGAAGGGCAAATCGATCGAGGAATTGATCGCTCCCGGACGCGAGAAGCTATCTTCGATGCCGGCTGGAGGTGGTGCAACTGTTGCTGCTCCAGCGGCggctggtggtggaggtggcgcTGCTGCCCCGGCAGCAGAGAAGAAGGAcgagaagaaggaagaatCGGAATCCGACGACGAAGACATTCGGATCTTCGGTCTTTTCGAGTAA